In Papaver somniferum cultivar HN1 chromosome 1, ASM357369v1, whole genome shotgun sequence, a genomic segment contains:
- the LOC113312045 gene encoding 17.8 kDa class I heat shock protein-like encodes MSIIPSFFSNQRSNVFDPFSLDIWDPFQGFPFSTGALTGQQAGGVSDAARETSQLANTRIDWKETPEAHVFRADLPGVKKEEVKVEVEEGRVLQISGERSRESEEKNDKWHRVERSSGKFLRRFRLPENAKMEEVKATMENGVLTVCVPKVEQKKPEVKSIEISGTSAA; translated from the coding sequence ATGTCGATCATCCCAAGTTTCTTTAGCAACCAAAGGAGCAATGTTTTtgatccattttctcttgatatcTGGGATCCTTTCCAAGGCTTTCCTTTCTCTACCGGAGCTCTAACCGGACAGCAAGCTGGTGGTGTTTCTGATGCTGCAAGAGAGACATCGCAATTAGCAAACACAAGGATCGATTGGAAAGAAACCCCAGAAGCTCATGTCTTCAGAGCTGATCTTCCCGGTGTTAAAAAGGAAGAAGTCAAAGTTGAAGTAGAAGAAGGGAGAGTGCTGCAGATAAGTGGAGAAAGGAGTAGAGAAAGTGAAGAGAAGAACGATAAGTGGCATAGAGTTGAACGTAGCAGCGGAAAGTTTTTGAGGAGGTTCAGATTGCCCGAGAATGCCAAAATGGAGGAAGTGAAAGCTACTATGGAGAATGGAGTTCTTACTGTCTGTGTTCCTAAAGTTGAGCAGAAGAAGCCTGAAGTAAAGTCTATTGAGATTTCCGGTACTTCGGCTGCCTGA
- the LOC113357899 gene encoding octapeptide-repeat protein T2-like, which produces MYGEGSMHTTDLDTIEDEEKETQERGKNPDNENNLTIRQLRERLAQDRRIERELRQGLERSRARDTELAEERANLARQNALLMEENHRLNENVQTRTHTGETETQTSRSSSRRRRRRHSEEIEIQNNHDEYEREVREREREREDARGLERRILERRERRRDRGRREIQERERYDGRRGSSSERETQRCRRETSLEWETIMAIERSIIEQRAREAVAQREREQANANQTILQ; this is translated from the coding sequence ATGTATGGGGAAGGGAGCATGCATACAACCGATCTTGACACTATAGAGGATGAAGAGAAGGAGACACAAGAAAGAGGTAAGAACCCTGACAATGAAAACAACTTGACCATCCGACAGTTGAGGGAGCGCCTCGCACAAGATAGGCGAATCGAAAGAGAGCTGAGGCAAGGATTAGAACGGAGCAGAGCAAGAGATACGGAGttagcagaagaacgtgcgaactTGGCAAGACAAAATGCCCTTTTAATGGAAGAAAACCACCGACTCAATGAGAATGTACAGACGCGAACTCATACTGGAGAAACTGAAACCCAAACAAGTAGAAGTTCgtcaaggagaaggagaagacgTCATAGTGAggaaatagaaatacaaaacaaTCATGATGAGTACGAGCGCGAGGTACGTGAACGAGAACGCGAAAGAGAAGACGCACGCGGCCTAGAAAGAAGGATATTGGAACGAAGAGAAAGGAGAAGGGATCGGGGAAGAAGAGAAATCCAGgaacgagaaagatatgatgggAGAAGAGGAAGTAGTTCAGAGCGCGAGACCCAAAGATGCAGGAGAGAGACCAGTTTGGAATGGGAAACTATAATGGCTATAGAAAGAAGTATAATTGAACAAAGAGCACGAGAAGCCGTTGCACAAAGAGAAAGAGAACAAGCTAATGCAAATCAAACCATATTGCAATAG